CATCCAGAGAAAGGAGTGAGAGTTCCCCATTTCTCAAGCGGTAGATCCGGGTGTCGCCAATAACCTGGGTGGCATAGCGGCGCCCTTCAAAAAGGATCGCGGAAAGGGTCGTCCCCATGCCGGCATTATTTACCGGATCGGCCGCGGCCTCTTTTTTAATCGCTTGGTCGGCTTCAAGGACGCCATGTTGCAGGGTGTAATCGTTGGCTTCCATGAATAACTTATCATTGACTTTAACCGCCAGTGAAGAAGCGATATCCCCGGAGTTGTGTCCGCCCATGCCGTCGGCGGCAAGGGCCAGGATCCGGCCGTTCTTGATCGCCAACAGGACCGCGTCCTGTTGCTCTTTGCGGCAACCGATGTCGGAGATCGCGCCCAGGCCGCCCAAGTTGAAATAATTGAAGCCATCGATGAAGGATGAACTCCCGCCGGAAAAGACGGAATTGTCGAGGGCGGGGGCGGGGAGCCGCACTGGGCCGGTCAGCGGTGGCGGCGGGGTCAGGACCGGCATGGCCGGCGGGACCGATTGCAAGTACTGAAGGACCCCGTCGCGGACCCGGTTGTCGGTTGAGGGATCGCCGGCGAAGGCGCGGAGGTAATTGACCCCGCTTTGATGGATCGGGATCTTTTTGCGGGTCATTTCAGCGACCAGTCTGGTCAATTGGTCGGGATGGTTCTCCAGCTCGGCAAAAACAACCTCCGAGGCGAGGTCGACCTCATTGGAGAGGATGCCTCCGGTCCGGAGCTTAAGATAAAGATCAAGGAGTTGTGACCCTTCCAGATCATTTAGAGGGATCTCTCTGTTCGCCAACGCGTCAATCGCCAGTTCTCTTGAGCCGTCGCTTTTGTCGAGCGCGGCCATTAAAATATACGCCCGATCTTCGGGTTTAGTTGTCGGGTCAAGCAGGAAATCAAGATCGGTGGTGACGCTATTAATGCTGGAGGGTTCGATTAAAAGATCAGCCTGGGGCGCTGCCTTGGTCCGGTCAAGAATGGCTGGGAGTTTTTTTCGGCCAAGATTGATCCTGAACTGCGCTTGCAGGGCGAGCTTAGTCGTTTCCGGAGAGACGCTGATCTTGTTGTCGATGATCGGCGTTAAGATGTTGCGGCGGACGTTGTCGAGCGTCGCCTGACTGCGGGCGTTCCGGACGGTCCGGTCCAAGATATTTCTTAAATGAATTTCAGTGATCGGTTTAGCCATCTTATTTCCCTTCGGACATATCGCCCATCATCAAAGCCAGCGGGCTCATGACCCTTTGCACGACCTGGTTGTCGCCGTATTTGTCGACGATCGCGATGAGTTGTTCGTTGATCTCGTCGATCCGCTCTTCGCTTAAGCGTAGGCCTTCGGCCGCTTTTTCCGAAACTTCCTGGTTGAGCTGATTGATGATGGTCAGCGCTTCTTTGACCGTTACTGGGACCGTAACGGCAACCGGCGCAGGCGGCGGCGGTGGGGTCGCCTGACGGGCGCTGGATGGGAAGGGGTCTTGGAGGAT
This region of Candidatus Margulisiibacteriota bacterium genomic DNA includes:
- a CDS encoding protein phosphatase 2C domain-containing protein; protein product: MAKPITEIHLRNILDRTVRNARSQATLDNVRRNILTPIIDNKISVSPETTKLALQAQFRINLGRKKLPAILDRTKAAPQADLLIEPSSINSVTTDLDFLLDPTTKPEDRAYILMAALDKSDGSRELAIDALANREIPLNDLEGSQLLDLYLKLRTGGILSNEVDLASEVVFAELENHPDQLTRLVAEMTRKKIPIHQSGVNYLRAFAGDPSTDNRVRDGVLQYLQSVPPAMPVLTPPPPLTGPVRLPAPALDNSVFSGGSSSFIDGFNYFNLGGLGAISDIGCRKEQQDAVLLAIKNGRILALAADGMGGHNSGDIASSLAVKVNDKLFMEANDYTLQHGVLEADQAIKKEAAADPVNNAGMGTTLSAILFEGRRYATQVIGDTRIYRLRNGELSLLSLDESYMAMTNQLDLTDKKDKLTLPMEEHSSAQYHNGVNELKGKNTIINALGIAGKQPSLRQAGQGEVRAGDLYLITTDGFHGFISFEELKQLVDNTISQDAAAISLALHNQAVANMRTQEAAKAQEKGREPRAIGFGDNVSVVAVKIDEDVLAYLDTYAPAADQRHTVVYNSTPPAPETKPSKPAAPAPQPEIEVTIEPEEPTTVRQIPAQTLPSVEIHDFPPAPGNPFLSASNPFDPFTPDPSRTANTVVNQPKPAAATQPAPWYARLAEKVFSFFGGRRQEIEQLKARLAQQEQAATAKIEAEGMARVLAEHKYNTLVNRTVNIAGKLKAGESIGHDEALELLFSFQK